The region CCAGCTCGGTATCGATGAGCGAGCTCGGATAGAGACCGAGAGCTGCGAGACAGGGCAAATCAGACGGTGCCGCATGGATAATCCAAGTCAACTTGTTGAGGTACTCCGCCAGCTTGCCGACGGCCGACCTGCCTTTTTCAGGGTCGATGAGGAAAGTGCCGGCGTTTCGCCTTCGCAACTGGATGAGAAACGCGCGGTCATCGTACCGATAGGCAGATGCTCGTTCGGTGTCAACGGCGAGCCATCCGGTGCCTCGCGCCAGAGCTTGCCCTGCGGCGAGGATATCCGCTTCCTCGACCAGCACCTCAGGAGTGCCGTCCACGGGCTTTAACCGAACGGGAATTTTACGGACAGAAGGGCCGCTTCGCTCGGAGTCTGCGTTATACAAGGCGATATACAGTCGGGCGGGGACTACTTGCCTAGGACCGTGACGCCGACCGGCGGCAGCCCCGCGACATTTGCCAGTACCTGGGCGAAGGACTCGACGTGAGCTGTGAGGTCATTATCGCCCGCGGTCCAGGACGCGCGCATCTCGACCTGAAAGGCCTGGGGCTTACCGCCGATGTCTCCGTAACGGACAGAGTTCGTGGTGGTAACCGTACCGCCCAGGCTGCTGTACGAGGCCCCGTTTTCCTCGAAGGCTTCAGTAAGCCACTGCCAGGCAACCTGGGGGAGAAGGGGATCTTCAGCCAGTGCTGCATCCATGTCTGCCTGGATGTAAGCAACGAGGCGCATGGAACCATCCCAAGTTTCTTCCGAGCGGGGGTCATGCAGGAGGATGAGTCGACCGAAAGCATCGCCCTCCGAGGTCTCGGGAATGGCAACTACTTCAGGCTGAGCAACCTCCAAGCCAATTGCGTGGCTATAGGGCGCCAACTTCTGCGGTGGCCGGATTGTGCCCAGAGAGATTTCGGGGCGCAGTTGGGCGGCGTGCATCGTCTCAACTGCGTCGAGAAATGCCTGTGGCGTTGAATCGGTTCCAGTCACGGGCATGAACTTAGCTATCTGTCAAGCCCGGTAGTGGGAGGCGCGCCGAAAGTACACCCCACGTCGGCTCGCCGTGAAAAACAGTACTAACAATCGTTGCGAGAGAAGTAAACTTCTTACCCACCTGTATAAATTTTCTAAGCTGTTTGGGGCATGATGGTCGATATGAATAACCGTCGTGCTTTGAAAGACGCACCGATTATCGATGCGGCCTACGGCAGGTCGCCATCCCGTCGCCCCGTGTGGTTCATGCGGCAAGCAGGCCGTTCGCTTCCGGAGTACCGGCAGGTGCGTAAGGATATCGCGATGCTGGACTCGTGCTTCCGTCCAGATCTGCTTGCGGAGATCACCATGCAGCCCGTACGCAGGCACGATGTCGACGCTGCAATCTTGTTCTCCGACATTGTCGTCCCGCTCAAGGCCGCTGGCGTTGATCTGGATATCGTGCCAGGGAGAGGGCCGGTTGTCGAAAATCCGCTTCGTTGTTCGAACGATATCGAGGCACTTCCAGATGTCGCTGAGGAGCAGCTGGCGCCCATTGCCGAGGGGATCGGCCTGATTCTTGGCGAACTGAACGAATCTCAGGCTCTTATTGGCTTCGCCGGCGCTCCGTTTACACTCGCCTCCTATCTCGTCGAGGGTGGTCCATCGCGCAACCACGAGCAGACGAAGGCGTTGATGCATTCGAATCCCGAGCTGTGGCACAAACTGATGCAGAAGATTACCCCGATGGTGATTACATTCCTCAAAGCCCAAATTTCAGCTGGCGTCGATGCGGTTCAGCTATTCGATTCCTGGGCCGGATTCCTCACGCAGCGTGATTATCGTCGTTTTGTCTTGCCGTATTCGACGGAAATCTTCGCCGCCGTTGCGGACGCGGGGATTCCCCGCATTCACTTCGGAGTCGGCACAGGCGAACTGCTCGGGGCTATGGCAGAGGCGGGCCCAGAAGTAATGGGTGTCGACTGGCGAGTTCCACTCGATGCAGCGGCGTCCAGGATTCGTGCATCGCTGGCTGAGGCGACACCGGGTGCGGACCCCGAGTCCACCGCGTTAGCGCTTCAGGGCAATCTCGATCCAGCGATTCTCTTCTCGGGAGAAAAAGCGCTCGAAGCAGAAATCAAGAGGGTCTGCAGCGAAGCCGACCGCGCGATTGCTCGAGGCAATGCCCGCGGACACATCTTCAACCTGGGGCACGGAGTTCTCCCGCAAACTGACCCAGGCATGATTACTCGGGCGGTGGAGATAATTCACAGCAACTAGCCCCAATTACTCAATAAAGCCAAAAACAAACTGACCGCGCTGCTATGAGTGGCGCAGATAGCGTATGAAAAACCGTGGTTGTCAAACCTCAAACCGTCGCTGTAATCGGTGCCGGTATTTCCGGACTCACAAGTGCGTACGAGCTTCGCCGAAGATTAGGCCCGGGCGCTCGAATCGTAGTGGTTGACGGGGCAGAAAAAATCGGCGGCAAATTGAAGACCGTCCTTACCGAACGCGGGCCGCTCGAAGTCGGTGCCGAGGCTTACTTGGCTTTCCGTAAAGATGCCACCGACTTCTTCACCAAATTGGGGCTTGGCGACCAGCTAGTGCCCCCGTCGACGTACCCGTCGCAGCTCTACGTCGGAGGCAAGCTGCGCCAGCTGCCTCGCAACACCATTATGGGCATTCCCGCGAGCCCCGGGGGTCTCGAGGACCTTTTGCCGGCTAAGACGCTCGAGACTATCGCGAACGAATCCAATCTAGAACTCTCAGCCGGAATCCACTGGGTCCCGGGAGACGATATGAATGTTGGCCAACTGGTGGCTGCTCGCTTCGGCCCCGATGTAGTCGATCGGATCGTCTCGCCTCTACTCGGTGGCGTCTACTCGTCGACTGCCTACGACTTAGGCATCCGGGCGACCATTCCCCAGTTGGCGAATGCTCTGGACTCTATGGCTAGCGCCGGTGAGTTTGTCAGCCTTGGCGGGGCGGTAAAGAGAGTCCTAGACGGCCGCAAGCAAGCGCAACAGCCAAGGCTCGGATCGGAGGCCGTGCATTCAGAAGGCAAGGAAGGCAAACCGATTCCGAAACGCCCGCCAGTCTTCAAAACCTTCCGAGACGGGTTCGAGGTGCTTTATTCGACGCTCGCCGAGGAGTCGGGCGCGGAATTGATTCTCGGCACTGTGGGAACTGCGATTCGCAGGGTAGATACAGGTTTTGAACTCTCGTTGGAGCCGACGTCGGCAAGCGAAGAAAGCCACGAGAGCTTGCTTGCCGACGGGGTGGTCGTTGCGGCGCCGGCGAAGTCCACTGCCCAACTTGTGGCGAAATTGGTGCCGGACGCTGGAGAAATCATCGGTGGTGTGGATGCCGCGAGTTGTGCAGTCGTCGCGATGTGTTTTGATTCTGCCGAGGGGTTGCCGGAAATCAACGGAGTGCTGTGCGAAATCAACTCAGGGCTGTGCGCCAAGGCATTTACCATCTCGTCCCGGAAATGGCCGCATATTAGCGAGGGATACCCAGCGGTTGTGCGTGCTAGCTTTGGCCGGCTTGACGACGATTCCGCTGTGCACCTCTCCGACGAGGAACTGGTAGAGCACGCGAAACGCGATTTGGCACAGGCCACTGGATTTGCGGTGGAACCGGCCGAAACAATTGTCCAACGGTGGTGGAACGGAATTCCCAAGTTCGATGTTGGCCACGGTCAGCTGATGGACTTTGCGACCGCGGATGTAGCTACGGTGCCGGGATTGGCCTTAACGGGGGCTTGGCTGAGTGGCCCCGGAATCCCCGAGTGCATTGCCAACGCACGAGAGGCTGCGGCGAAAGTCGCTGCGGAAATCAATTAATCTTCTATAACCTTGAATTAGTAAGGAGCAAAGATGGCGAAGTTGGATTTTAAGAAGCTCAACGAAACCGTGCGATACACCATGTGGTCAGCCTTTAAAGTCCGCCCTGGACAGCTTGGTGAAGACCGCGTGGACGCAATAGCGAAGACCCGGAAATTCCTGGAGCGCTACGAGAATGAGGACCTAATCATTCGCGGTTTTTACGATATTTCTGGCATGCGCGCCGAGGCAGACTACATGTTCTGGATTCACGCAGAGAAGATGGAGGACCTCCAGGCCTTCTACAACGCCTTCCTTCGTGAGACGCCTCTTGGACAGGCCTCCACTGCGCACTGGTCGAACGCTGGTCTGCATCGACCGGCTGAGTTCAACAAGTCGCACCTTCCGTCGTTCATTATGGGCGAGGAACCCGGCCGCTGGATCGCTGTGTATCCGTTCGTGCGTTCCTACGAGTGGTACGTGATGGATTCCGCGAAGCGTCGCAAGATTCTGGCTGAGCATGGAATGGCCGGCCGCGACTACCCAGACGTTCGTGCCAACACCGTCCCCGCATTTGCGCTCGGCGACTACGAGTGGATTCTCGCCTTTGAAGGTCCTGAGCTCGATCGAATCGTCGACCTGATGTGGAAGATGCGCTACACAGAAGCTCGACTTCACGTCCGAGAGGAGATTCCGTTCCACACCGGTCGTCGCGTCGACGATATTGAGGAGATTATTAACGTTTTGCCGTAGCCGGAAAGGCTTTGGCGAAAGCGCAAAATGCGACAAGCTGGGTGCTTGTCGCATTTTCTATATCGGCCATGCGCAGTTTAAAGGATTAACTTGAAAGTACGACCTACTCGGCTTCTTCCAGGGTCAGCGAAATCGAATTGATGCAGTAGCGCAGATCGGTTGGGGTATCGTAGCCCTCACCCTCGAATACGTGACCAAGGTGGGAGTTGCAGCGCGCGCACAGGACCTCAGTGCGCACCATGCCGTGGCTGGTGTCCCGGCGCTCGATTACGCGATCCCCAGCTAGCGGCGAGAAAAATGATGGCCAACCGCAATGGGAGTGGAATTTCTCCGTAGAGCGGAACAGTTCAAAACCGCAGGCGCGACAGCGGTAGACTCCCGCGGTTTCCGTGTCCGTGTATTCGCCGGTAAAGGCGCGTTCGGTTCCGGCTTCACGAAGCACCTGGTACTCCGCGGCTGACAGCCGCTCGCGCCACTGTTCGTCCGTCAGGTTCCAGTCTTCGAATGTTGAGTCAGGCATGGTCATTTGTCTCCTAGCTCGATTGGGCGTTGGATGAGTTTGCGCCCGGAATCCATTTTCCGAGCCAGTCGAATCCGGACTTAAAGCTACGCCCGTTACGGACATCTTCAATAGTCATCCTGATTGAAGCGCCTGCGATAGTAAGAATCAGCAAACCCCATCCGAACGCCGCAATCGCAATAGTGAACCAAGAGGTGAGGAAATCCCCGGTTTCAACAATCCAGTTAGCCAGGAAGAAGCAGAGGACCACGGCAAGCCCTGCAGGCCAATTGAGCATCACGGTTCTGGCGACCGTCCCTTCTTCGTTCTTAGTGCCCAGCAGCGGTGGCAGGATACTCAGCACCAGAGGGAATAGCATCAGAGAGTAGTACTGCTGCCCGAGGGAGGACAGGAAAAATGCGCCAGTCAGGAGCAGCCCTGAGGTCGTGGTAAGCCAAAACTTTTCATCGCGTTCGAGCCAACGAAGAAGAAGTACAAGTGCGACGATTACGAAGGCCGCAAAGAAAACCTGCCAAAGCAAAATCAATTTCGGGTTCGCGCCGAACCAAACCAGCTGGCCGGGGAGTGATGCGTTAGCATAATCGCGCACGATGCCCAGGTAAGGAATTGTGATATCAATATAATCCCGCGGCTGCACCATGACCGGCCAGGCCGCGGCGTTAGCAGCAGTTACAACGGCAATCGCGGCAATCACCGTGGAAAATTGCCTGCGCATAAACGGCAAAAAGAGTAGTGGTAAGAAAACAGGTTTAATCGCGATAGCAAGCCCGATGATCAAACCTGCCAGAAGGCTCTTCCTCATATCGAGGAGAATCAGGAAGGCAACGAGCGCTAGGAAAAGCGAACCGTTGACGTTCGTGAAGTCGAGAGTATTTGTGACCGGCTCAGTCAAAAACGCAATAGCAACCAAACCCGGAATCAGTGGGCTCTGCTTTTCGACTCCAAGCCAGCGCAGCAGCATAACCAACGCCGCGACGATGGCGATGGCCTGAATTATTGCGAACCATAGTCGCCCCGAATCAATATCCCCGAATAGAGCCATAGGGGACAGCAGTAGTGTCGCACCGGGCGAATAGAGGTAGTGCGGATCCGTTGTCAGATAGTTTTCGGAATATACCGGAACCCCGGAAACAAAGCGATCAACGGCGGACCACACGGTCGTAAAGTCATCCGTTGACGCGAGATTGCTCGAAAGAATCCAGGCGCGGTGAATGATTTCGACAATCACAATCGGCCACAGGAAAGAACACAGAGCTCTAGAAAGGTTCTGTGGAATCCATCGGGGAGCAAAGGCGCCGCCGGTGAGCCTTTCATCCGAGGGAGTGGGGCATTGCTGCTGTGTCGGCGAAGAAGTCGAATTCACACTGTTCAGGTTATCGTTAGCGCTGCCGAAAATAGCGGAGGAATGTATGCGAGTCGTCTATTAAGGCATCCGCCAAGGTAAATTCGCGTGGTCGAACTTTCCTCTTTTTATCGTCTGCGGCGGGAGCCTGCCCGAACGTCGTTGGCCCGGCTCCGACCCAAAAAGGTGACACCGTGAGCAGCAGCTCGTCTACACAGTCCAAGCGCAATGCTTCCGCATACATAGTCGGACCGCCCTCAAAAGAAATATCGCAGTAACCCCTCGCTCCCAGCTCTCCAAGTGCTGCGTAAACGCTTGGCTCTATAAGGGGGACCACGTTGGCCCCAGCCTGCACGAGTGCTTTACGACGCTCACAGAATCGCTCTCGGTCATCTTTCGCTACGTTGCTGATTTCCGCCGTGAAAATGATGGGCTCCGGAGAGAGGTCGTTTGCTGCGGAAAAGAATGGCAGCGATGGGTCGATATCTAAGGATCGTGACAGCGTAGCCATGACGACATGCTCACGGCGTCCTTGCTCTTGTCTAACCTCCATTTGGCTATCGGTGATTTCGACGGGGCCATATTCTTCTGCCGCGATTGTTCCGGAGCCGGCGAAAACGACGTCGGAGAGCGCGCGATGGGTATTAAAGATTTCCGCGTCCATGGTGTTGCCGAGGCCGCCAGAGGTTCCCTCCATAGCGCCGCGCCCATCCAGGCTGGTGACGGCGATGGCTGAAACACGTGTCTGACCAGGTAAAAAGTGGGTACGAGAAGTGGGCGATGCATGGCCTAGAAACTTGAGAATCTCGGAGAAGGGCGGTTGCGTAGGCATGAAACAAAGCCTATGCGTCAATTAACTTAATAGGCAAGGCCTGGCTAAATTGAGTAGGTTCATAGTCCTTGCCGATTGTATTTTGCGCAATTATTGTATGAGTTATGCGACTTACTGACACTCTTGAAAAGGCTTTCAACGATCAACTGACCATGGAGCTGACCGCTTCCCACGTCTACCGCCAGTTGGCGATCGAGCTGGACCTGCTGGACCTGAGCGGTATGGCTACCTGGATGCGTGCGCAGGCTGAAGAAGAAGTTACTCACGCGAACATGTTCATTGCGCACCTGGACAATCGCGACAACCGTCCGCAGATTGGCACTGTTCCGGCCCCGGAGGTCAAGGTCACCAGCGCTCTCGATGCATTCCGTGCGGCTCTCGAGCATGAAGAGCGGGTCTCCGCATCGATCAGAGCACTGCGTAAGCTCGCAGACGAAGAAGGCGACATTGATTCCCGGCCGCTCCTCGACTCTTTCCTTTCTGAGCAGATCGAGGAAGAGGACACTGTCCGCACAATTATCGGCCGCCTGGAGCTAGTCGGCGATGACGGATCGGGGGTCCTGCGAATTGACCGCGAACTGGGCGGTCGTTCGGACGGGGCTGCGTAAAGCGCTTGAGGCACTACCTAGTTGGCACGAAAGTTGGGTAACTAGGTAGAGAATAAAAGCCGCACCTACATTTGCGTGGGTGCGGCTTCTCGCGTGGGCTACCGAAAAATAAAAGCCCTCCCGGTGAGGGGAGGAATGTTTGAGCGGATGACGGGACTCGAACCCGCGACCCTAACCTTGGCAAGGTTATGCGCTACCAACTGCGCTACATCCGCGTAACGTTCACCAATCGAAGATTGGTTAGACGTTGTGCGCGATACTGGGATTGAACCAGTGACCTCTTCCGTGTCAGGGAAGCGCTCTCCCGCTGAGCTAAACGCGCTGATATGAGTAGAACTCATAAGCAAAAGCCCTCTAGAGAGGGCGTCTGCAGAGCGGATGACGGGACTCGAACCCGCGACCCTAACCTTGGCAAGGTTATGCGCTACCAACTGCGCTACATCCGCGTAACGTTCACCAATCGAAGATTGGTTAGACGTTGTGCGCGATACTGGGATTGAACCAGTGACCTCTTCCGTGTCAGGGAAGCGCTCTCCCGCTGAGCTAAACGCGCTTATTCATGAAAATCGATTGAATTTTCATGTTGAGGTGGAAACGGGAATCGAACCCGTGTACACGGCTTTGCAGGCCGTTGCCTCGCCACTCGGCCATTCCACCGTGAGACATATTCACGCCTCTTTTGGCTGCTCAAAATTTTATATCATGCGATAAGCCATTTTGAAAAACCAGAGCGGATGACGGGACTCGAACCCGCGACCCTAACCTTGGCAAGGTTATGCGCTACCAACTGCGCTACATCCGCATTGCTTTTCCGAAGTAAGTGGGCTGCCGCCAGTATGACGGGAAGTAGCCACTTCCTTGCGGTGCGAAGAAAACATTAGCGCGGTTTCCGGTTTGATTACAAATCGCCTGTTGAGTGTTCTTTTTGCATTGGCGATGCTGTAAGATTCGGGGAGTTTTCACGTGTGCAAATCTCTCCGGTGTAATTTAAAGTCCCGTGGGCATTCTCCGTCTAAACTTCTGTGGCTAATTTTGGCGGAATGGAGGGCTCGCAGGCCAAGTCGTATGGTTTTTGTTGTTGGTAGGGGAACGTGCTAGTTTCTTCTTCGGACCCGTTGCGCCGACGTTTCATTTGCCTGGTGTAATGGTTAGGCAAGTTCTCTTGTTTGAAGTCCCATAGCTCAGTGGAAGAGCGTTCCGTTCACACCGGAAAGGTCGCTGGTTCGATCCCAGTTGGGACTACCAATTAAAAACCCTGCGTAATGCAGGGTTTTTTCTTTTTGCTGGGGCTGTGTCTCTGGATATGCCCAATTGAGGATTGAAGGTCAAGATTGAATCGGGCCACCCTGGTGCATTTGTGGGAGCGCAGTAGAGGCGCATCGCAAATGTGATGTGTAACTCATTTATAGTTCTCGGGAACTTTAGAGGAGGTTCCCCCGACTATAACTATAAGGGCGTGATGGTCATTGCGCCCTAGGTTGGTTGTCTCACTTTTTAGGAGTTGTACTGCCCTCGTGAGTCCCCGGATCAATACGCAACTTAGTGGAGACAGGTTCCACGGTGATTGCCGCGCTAACGTGCGCCGCAGTGTGGTCGGCGCGTTTGTCGGCCTGGCTCTAGGCGCTAATGCGTTCTATGTTGCTCCTGCTGCGCTCGCCCATGACGCTGTAATCTCCTCGGTTCCTGCTGACCGTCAGGTCGTGCAGGAGTTTCCCCGCGAAGTGGTTTTGAGTTTCTCCGGCGACCCGAAGGAAAATTTCAATACGGTCGCTGTCAGTGACAGTGATGCCCAAAAAGTGTTGTACTCTCACGAACCCACCGTGATGGGAAACCAAGTCACGCTTCCAATTCCTGATGATGTTAATCCTGGTCCCGGTAATTACCTCGTAGGGTTCCAGATCACCTCATCCGACGGTCACTCCACCCGAGGAAAGATTACCTTTAAGGTCGCGGATGGGGCTTCGGCGGATGCCGAAGGAAATCAGACCGAAGTTCAGAGTCGCGATGGCACCGCCGAAGATTCATCCGCCGTCCCGCTATGGGCCTATGGTCTGGGCGGGGGCTTGATTGTCCTCATCGCCGTTGTCGTCGTCGTTATTAACCGAAAGGCAAGATCATAATGAAGCTCAATCGCACCGCTAGTGCCCTCGTCGCAGGTTCTGCCGCGCTCGCTCTCGTCCTGGCTGGTTGCTCCGCTGACGATAAGGCTGCTACGGCTACTGAGTCGGCCTCGTCCAAAGCGACCGAAGCTACCTCCGAGATGAAGGGCGACGAGGCAGCTGTCACCCTGAAGGATGCCTACATCAAGGAAAAGCCGGCCGATAAGATGATGACCGGTATCTTCGGGACTTTCACCAACAGCACTGATAAGGACATCAAGATTGAGTCCTTCTCTGTTGAGGGGCTGAAGGACGGCACCAAGTTTGAGCAACACGACACCAAGGATGGCAAGATGTTCCCGGTTGAGGGTGGCCTGACCATTCCGGCTGGCGGTGAGTTGGTATTGGCTCCGGGCAGCAAGCACCTGATGATTATGGACAACGACGAGGCCATGGAGTCCGGCGCCGAGTACAAGCTCGTCGTGAAGCTTGCCGACGGATCCTCGGTGACCCAGGACATCCAGGTTCGTGTCCAGGCTGCTGGTGAAGAGAACTACGGTTCCGACGGTCAGCTCGAGAACCCAGGCCACAATGGCAGCATGGAGGGCAAGATGGATGGCGAAAAGGGTATGGATCACGAAGGCCATAACCACTAAGAATCGCTGAATTTTTCATCGCATCACGCATCGTGTCGTGATGGATTAATACAAGGCGTCGAAGGGTAGGGTGTGAATAAAGCACCGCTTTCGGCGCCTTTTCGTATCTGACGCTGTTTTCGCGTTTATGGAAGTGAAAGGTAATAGAGCAAAGATGTCTCCCGATCTGTCCCGGCGTCATTTCCTCGGAGGCCTGGGGGTCGCCGCCGGAGCTAGCGCAGCTGCCGCTGCCGGGGCGTCCCAGGCACATGCAATTGGATTGGAGCGTGAGCCGGAAAAGCCAAAGAAGCCGCCGCTGCAAACTGCCACGGTGGCTTTTGATGGAGTACATCAGGCAGGCATTGACACTCCTTCTCAGTCGCACCTCTGGTTAATTGCCTTCAATATCAAGAAGGACGTGGACCGGACCCGGCTGCGAAACCTCATGCGTGTTTGGACTGATGATGCGCGTCGGATGACGGCGGGCAAGGCATCGCGTACCGATCTCGACTACGAGCTGATGCAGGCGCCGGCGAACCTTACTATCACTCTTGGCCTGGGGGAGAGGTTCTTCGAAGTCGCCGAAAAAGAAGCAGAAAAGCCCGATTGGCTGAAACCTCTTCCCGCATATAAGACCGACGAACTGCGCGAAGAGTGGAACGGTGGCGATCTTTGTCTGCAAATCTGTGCTGACGATCCAGTGGTGGTCTCGCATGCCGCTCGACTGATGATTCGGAACTCGGCGCCATATTTGGACGTTCATTGGATCCAGGAAGGCTTTCTCAATGCCAAGGGGGCGCTGCAAGAAGGGGAGACTCCGCGCAACCTTTTCGGGCAGAAGGATGGGACCATCAATCCGCGCGCCCGCGAAGAGTTCAAGGACCAGGTCTGGATTGAAAACGGTGCCGATTGGCTGCGCGGGGGCTCCGCGCTAGTCGTCCGTCGCATCGAGATGGACATGGACGGCTGGGATATCCTCGACCGGATTAGCCGCAAGGTGGCAACGGGTCGAGAGATTGATACAGGTGCGCCAATCGGAGGCAAAGACGAGTTCGAAACTGTCGACCTGTCCAAGACTGACGAGTACGGTTTGCCGTTGACCGATCCCCAAAGTCACGTGGCTCTCGCGATGCCTCCCAAAGAGTTGCCAAACCAAAAGCTCCTGCGCCGCGTGTATAACTACGACCTCCCGCCCGAAAAGGACGGTCGATTCACTTCCAACACGGGCCTGGTGTTCGCCTGCTATCAAAAGAACCCCCTGGAGCAGTTCCACCCTATTCAGCAGCGCTTGGCCGAAGGTGACCGGATGAACCAGTGGATTTTCCATATTGGTTCTGCTGTATTCGTGATGCCGAGGGGAACGTCGGAAAGCGAGTACTGGGCGCAGGACCTCCTCGCGGACTAAGCGCCGAGTGTGCGGTAAGGTGTGTGTTCGACTGAAGAAAGTCACCAGGTATGTGACCTTCTAAGAATTGTGAAAAGGAGTACACGCCCGCCGTGTCAGAAGTATCAGCAACCCCAGCCCCATTTAACGTGTCCGCAGGTGTGTCTGCGGGCGAGGCTATGAGAGACCTGGGTTACCCCAACAAGGGTGCCGACGCCATCGTTTGCGTCCGTGATCCTGACGGAACCCTCCGCGATCTGTCCTACGTTCCCGAGACCGACACCGTAATGGAGCCAGTTCCGGCGAACACCCCGGACGGTCGCGATGTCATCCGCCACTCGGCTACGCACGTGATGGCGCAGGCCGTGCAAGCAGAGTTTCCAGGCACGAAGTTGGGCATTGGCCCGGCGATTGACAATGGCTTCTACTACGATTTTCGGGTCGCCGAGCCGTTCACTCCGGAGGATCTCAAGCGCATCGAAAAGCGCATGAAGAAGATCATTAAGTCCGGTCAGCGGTTCGAGCGTTTCGCTTTCGATTCTGTAGAGGACGCGCAAGAGGCGCTCGCCGACGAGCCGTACAAGCTCGAACTCATCCTGGAGAAGTCCAAGGGGCAGGTGTCCGACGACGACGAGGCAAACGTCGATGTCGGCGGTTCGACACTGACCGGGTACCGCAACATCAACCCTCGTACCGGTGAGGTTGAATGGTTCGATCTCTGCCGTGGCCCGCACGTTCCGACCACTCGTTACATCCCCGCTTTTAAGATCACCCGTTCGTCGGCCGCGTACTGGCGCGGTGACCAGTCCCGTGATGGCTTGCAGCGAGTCTACGGCACTGCGTGGGAGTCGAAGGAGGCGCTGGACGAGCACCTCGATCGCATGCTGGAGGCGGAAAAGCGCGATCATCGTCGTCTTGGCCAGGAGCTGGACCTGTTTAGCTTCCCGGACGAGATTGGATCTGGTTTCCCCGTGTTCCACATCAAGGGTGGAATCATTCGCAACGAGATGGAGCAGCACTCCCGTCGCCGTCACATCGAGGCGGGATACGACTTCGTCAATACTCCGCACGTGACCAAGGGCGATTTGTTCAAGAAGTCTGGCCACCTGGACTTCTACGCTGACGGCATGTTCCCGCCGATGCAGCTCGACGGCGAATACGACGAGCACGGTAATTGCACCAAGGCGCCGCAGGACTACTACGTCAAGCCGATGAACTGCCCGATGCACAACCTAATCTATTCCTCTCGCGGCCGCAGCTACCGTGAACTGCCTTTGCGCATGTTCGAGTTCGGTACGGTGTATCGCTACGAGAAGTCTGGCGTTATCCACGGCCTGACCCGTGCCCGCGGATTCACCCAGGACGATGCGCACATCTACTGCACCGAGGATCAGCTCGAGCAGGAGCTTACCGATGTGCTGGACTTCATCATTTCGCTGCTGCGCGATTACGGTCTGGATGACTTCTATCTCGAGCTCTCGACAAAGGACGATAAGAAATTCGTCGGCTCCGATGAAATCTGGGAGAAGTCGACCGCTATCTTGCAGCGCGTTGCTGACGCCTCTGGCCTCGAACTGGTTCCGGATCCGGGCGGAGCCGCATTTTACGGTCCAAAGATCTCGGTTCAGGCGCGCGACGCTATTGGCCGTACCTGGCAGATGTCGACGGTACAGCTGGACTTCAACCTGCCGGAGCGCTTCGAGTTGGAGTACACCGCTCCGGACGGTTCCAAGCAACGCCCGATTATGATCCACCGTGCGCTGTTCGGTTCCATCGAGCGTTTCTTCGGAGTCCTTCTGGAGCACTACGCCGGTGCTTTCCCGGCATGGTTGGCGCCTGAACAGGTCGTAGGTA is a window of Corynebacterium lactis RW2-5 DNA encoding:
- the hemQ gene encoding hydrogen peroxide-dependent heme synthase; its protein translation is MAKLDFKKLNETVRYTMWSAFKVRPGQLGEDRVDAIAKTRKFLERYENEDLIIRGFYDISGMRAEADYMFWIHAEKMEDLQAFYNAFLRETPLGQASTAHWSNAGLHRPAEFNKSHLPSFIMGEEPGRWIAVYPFVRSYEWYVMDSAKRRKILAEHGMAGRDYPDVRANTVPAFALGDYEWILAFEGPELDRIVDLMWKMRYTEARLHVREEIPFHTGRRVDDIEEIINVLP
- the hemE gene encoding uroporphyrinogen decarboxylase, with product MMVDMNNRRALKDAPIIDAAYGRSPSRRPVWFMRQAGRSLPEYRQVRKDIAMLDSCFRPDLLAEITMQPVRRHDVDAAILFSDIVVPLKAAGVDLDIVPGRGPVVENPLRCSNDIEALPDVAEEQLAPIAEGIGLILGELNESQALIGFAGAPFTLASYLVEGGPSRNHEQTKALMHSNPELWHKLMQKITPMVITFLKAQISAGVDAVQLFDSWAGFLTQRDYRRFVLPYSTEIFAAVADAGIPRIHFGVGTGELLGAMAEAGPEVMGVDWRVPLDAAASRIRASLAEATPGADPESTALALQGNLDPAILFSGEKALEAEIKRVCSEADRAIARGNARGHIFNLGHGVLPQTDPGMITRAVEIIHSN
- the msrB gene encoding peptide-methionine (R)-S-oxide reductase MsrB; translated protein: MPDSTFEDWNLTDEQWRERLSAAEYQVLREAGTERAFTGEYTDTETAGVYRCRACGFELFRSTEKFHSHCGWPSFFSPLAGDRVIERRDTSHGMVRTEVLCARCNSHLGHVFEGEGYDTPTDLRYCINSISLTLEEAE
- a CDS encoding glycosyltransferase family 87 protein, translating into MNSTSSPTQQQCPTPSDERLTGGAFAPRWIPQNLSRALCSFLWPIVIVEIIHRAWILSSNLASTDDFTTVWSAVDRFVSGVPVYSENYLTTDPHYLYSPGATLLLSPMALFGDIDSGRLWFAIIQAIAIVAALVMLLRWLGVEKQSPLIPGLVAIAFLTEPVTNTLDFTNVNGSLFLALVAFLILLDMRKSLLAGLIIGLAIAIKPVFLPLLFLPFMRRQFSTVIAAIAVVTAANAAAWPVMVQPRDYIDITIPYLGIVRDYANASLPGQLVWFGANPKLILLWQVFFAAFVIVALVLLLRWLERDEKFWLTTTSGLLLTGAFFLSSLGQQYYSLMLFPLVLSILPPLLGTKNEEGTVARTVMLNWPAGLAVVLCFFLANWIVETGDFLTSWFTIAIAAFGWGLLILTIAGASIRMTIEDVRNGRSFKSGFDWLGKWIPGANSSNAQSS
- a CDS encoding DUF3000 domain-containing protein translates to MPVTGTDSTPQAFLDAVETMHAAQLRPEISLGTIRPPQKLAPYSHAIGLEVAQPEVVAIPETSEGDAFGRLILLHDPRSEETWDGSMRLVAYIQADMDAALAEDPLLPQVAWQWLTEAFEENGASYSSLGGTVTTTNSVRYGDIGGKPQAFQVEMRASWTAGDNDLTAHVESFAQVLANVAGLPPVGVTVLGK
- the hemG gene encoding protoporphyrinogen oxidase yields the protein MVVKPQTVAVIGAGISGLTSAYELRRRLGPGARIVVVDGAEKIGGKLKTVLTERGPLEVGAEAYLAFRKDATDFFTKLGLGDQLVPPSTYPSQLYVGGKLRQLPRNTIMGIPASPGGLEDLLPAKTLETIANESNLELSAGIHWVPGDDMNVGQLVAARFGPDVVDRIVSPLLGGVYSSTAYDLGIRATIPQLANALDSMASAGEFVSLGGAVKRVLDGRKQAQQPRLGSEAVHSEGKEGKPIPKRPPVFKTFRDGFEVLYSTLAEESGAELILGTVGTAIRRVDTGFELSLEPTSASEESHESLLADGVVVAAPAKSTAQLVAKLVPDAGEIIGGVDAASCAVVAMCFDSAEGLPEINGVLCEINSGLCAKAFTISSRKWPHISEGYPAVVRASFGRLDDDSAVHLSDEELVEHAKRDLAQATGFAVEPAETIVQRWWNGIPKFDVGHGQLMDFATADVATVPGLALTGAWLSGPGIPECIANAREAAAKVAAEIN